From the genome of Pseudomonas mohnii:
GCGTCCGTGGGCGATTGAAGATCATCCGCTGCCGGGGCCAAAAGGCCGCGGGGCGATTCTGGTGCGCTTCGGCGAGGGCCCGGAGGCCTTGGTGGTGGTCATGATGCACCTGGCACTGGGCGCCCGCGCCCGCAGCCTGCAACTGGCCTATATCCGTGATCTGATTGGCGATTACAAGCACCAGGTACTGATGGGCGACATGAATACTCATGCCAGCGACTTGCTGCAAAACTCGCCATTACGTGACCTCGGCCTGCTGGCCCCGCAACTGGAAGCGACCTTCCCCAGCTGGCGTCCGCAGCGCTGTCTGGACCATATTCTGTTGAGCCCGACCCTGACCCTTGAAAAGGTCGAAGTGCTGGCCCAGCCCATTTCCGATCACCTGCCGGTCGCGGTAGAGATTCGTCTGCCGGGTTCGCTCACGGCCGATGCATTGCCCGCGTTGAGTCCTGCCCCTCGCGGATCCCTTGAATGAGCGACGAAACACAGCGCTGGAAAGAGAAATACCTCAAAAGCATCGAACAACAGGAAAAGCTCGAACGTCGCTGGGACGCACGCCTCGACTTGCTGCGCCGCGGCCTGGTACGCAGCACCCTGGCGGCGGAAGGCACCGACCGCGCCGTCGACCAGTGCATGAAGGAAATGCGCGAAGTGGTGCGCTCCGACGACATGGACGCCGGCCTGGCCGCCCTGCTCCCGCGCCTGGAAAAAGCCGTGCTCGACTCCGAGCAGCGCCGGGAGACACGTGTCAACCAGACCAGCGCCGCACTGACCGCCCTGGTCACTCAACTGCAAAAATTGCCGCTGCCCAGAGAAGTCCGGCGACCACTGAAGAATTTCGCCAAACAACTGGACAGTCGGGTCAGCCAGGCCCGCGAGATCCCTTTGCTCCTGAGTGAGCTCAGCGGTCTGCAAGGCAAGGCCCTGAGTCAGCTGGATAGCCCCACAGAACCCGATCGACCGGGGCTGTTGCAGCGGCTGTTCGGTCACCGCGAAACCGAGGAAGCGGCCGTCGCCTTGGAACAGGCCCCCATCGCGCCGTCCGCCGAAGCCGTTTCCGCACCGGCTGCCGCGACCCCCTCAGTACCTGTGGATCTCGCACCCGCCGTCGACGAACCGCCGAAGGCGCTTCCGGTTTCTCCCGAAGCGGTTTCCACCCCACCGGCCATCGAAACTTCATCGCAAACGACAGAATCGTCAGCCGTACACGCAGTTGTTCCGCCAGCCCCGGAACCTCGACAAAAGCCCGACTCGCCCATCGAGATGACGGCCCCACCTGCTTCAGAGGCACCCAGGGAAGCGGAATCCTCCTCCGTCGTGCCAGTGGCGCAGACTGAGCTGGGGACCAACCCTGACGAACTGACCCCGGTGGTGTTTCTCGACACCCTGCCACTCCCGACGCCCATGGCCCAGGCACTGGCGGCCATCGATCCGGAGCAATCCGAGGACGACGTACTCTATGCCCTGCCGGACTCGCCCGAGCCGTCGTACAGCTCGGTCGCCAAACACATCGAAGATACCTTGCTGGGCCTGCTCGACGACCTGACGCTACCTGAACGTCACCGCCCGCAAGCCGAGTCGATGCGTGACCGCCTGAAAAATGGTTTGAACTGGTACGAGTTGCTACCGATCCTCGACGATCTCGCCACCTTGATGCTGGCGATCTCCGACAGCGGCCAGCACGAATTCGAGACTTACCTGCAACGACTCAACGAACGACTCGAATCGTTCCAGAGCAATCTGCAGGCTGCCAGCGACGGTCATGCCGACAGCCGGTCTGCCGCGCAAGCCATGGACACGCAGATCCGCGAACAAGTCGACGGCTTGCAGAACAGCATGCATGAAGCAGCAGACCTGGATGACCTCAAGCAAGTACTGGAGAACCAGCTCGAAGGCCTGCTGGGCACCATGGACCAGCACCGCAAGCAACGCGACGAGCGTGAGCAGGAGGTGGCGGGCCGCCTGAAAAGCCTGGCCGAACGGGTGGCCCTCATGGAGCAGGAGGCCCTGGGCTTTCGCGAACACCTCGAAGAGCAACGCCAGAAAGCCTTGATCGACCCGCTGACCGGCCTGCCCAACCGCGCCGCCTGGAGCGAACGCCTGGACCACGAAATCAGCGAGTGGCAGCAACACGGCAACACGCTGATGCTGGCGATGCTCGACCTCGATCACTTCAAGCGTATTAACGATAACTACGGTCACCTGGCGGGCGACAAAGTGCTGAAACTCATCGCCAGCGTGCTGCGCAAACGCCTGCGTGGCACGGATTTCATTGCACGCTTCGGCGGCGAAGAGTTTGTCCTGTTGATGCCCTCCACCGTGCCGGCGGCCGGCATGAAGCTGCTGGAATACCTGCGCGCATCCATTGAAGCCTGCCCTTTCCACTTCAAGGGTGAGCGGGTGACGATCACTATTTCCATGGGCCTGACGGCGTTCAAGCCTGGGGAACATAGCGACCTGGTGCTTAAGAGAGCCGATCAGGCGCTATACCGGGCAAAAAATGCAGGACGAAACCGGGTGGAACTGGGCTGACGGGCAATTGTTCCATTTTGTTTAAAACTGCGCGATAGGCGTCCGCACGCAAGGCAGTACGTTACACTGTTGCATTACTGCCTTGCGTGTATTGCCCTCGACCATGAAATATTTCGCTCTTATCGTGTCGCTGATTCTGCTGGCTGGCTGCGCCAGCGGCCCCCGCTTCGACACCAGCCACCCCTCCGCCAACCACGACAGCCGGATTCAGTTCGTGGTGCTGCATTACACCAATGCATCCCAGGAGGCCTCTCTGCAACTGCTCACCCACGGTGAAGTCAGTAGCCACTACCTGATTGGCGACGACAAGAACGCGACCATTTTCAAACTGATGGACGAAAACCAGCGAGCCTGGCACGCCGGGGACAGCCAATGGCAAGGACGGACCTGGCTCAACTCCAGTTCCATCGGCATCGAAATCGTCAATCCGGGGTTCAAGGACACTCCGACCGGACGTCTCTGGTATCCCTACAGCGAAGCCCAGGTCCAGTCGCTGATCGTCCTGCTCAAGGACATCAGCAAGCGCCACGCCATCAGCCCTCGCAGCATCATCGGCCACAGCGACATCGCACCGCTGCGCAAACTCGATCCCGGGCCGCTGTTTCCCTGGAAACGCCTGGCGAGCGAAGGCATCGGCATTTGGCCGAACGAGCAAGCCGTCGCGAGGCAACAAGCGATATTCGAGGCACAGTTGCCGAGCATCACCTGGTTTCAGACACAGCTGGCCCGCGTCGGTTACGACACGCCGCAAACCGGCGAACTGGACGTGGCAACCCGCCACGTGCTCACCGCCTTTCAAATGCACTTCCGGCCGTCACGCTACGACGGAACCCCGGACGCGCAAACGGCAGCCCTCCTTCAGGTGCTTAATCAGACGAAATAATGACGCCCGCCCGGCGGTCAACGCACTTTCTCAATCAGCAGCTATAACTCATTGGTAATCCGTCGGATATTCCAAAATGACTGCTGCTCGAGACATGCTCCGTAGCTGGTTCTATCGCCCCTGGTTCTTGGCGATGCTCGCTGCTGTCTTAAGTGCTTCACTGCTGTTGGCCGGCAGCTACTTCGTGGCCATCCAGCAGGTCGAACAAAACGAAAGTCAGGAAATGAATGCCCAAAGCGAACGTTTCCTCGCCCGCCTGGAGCAACTTTTCGGGCAATTGCGCGAAAGCCTCGATGACCTGGAAGCGCAGCCATTGCGAACCTGCAATGACGAGATGATCGCGACCCTGCAGCAAGTCAGCTTCAATTACCGCTTTGTGTATGAAGCCGCCTATATGGACGCGGAGCGGATCTGCTCGAACCGCCCCCGCCAGGAAGGTTTGTCGCTGACCCGGCCACCGGACATCAAGGGGCCCACCTACAGTTACTGGCTGAACACCACCACTGAACCCGATGAAAACCGTGCGGCGCTGATGCTCGGCCGTGGCAATTTTCGTGTGGCCACGTCTCGCGGCCACTTGACCGACATGGTCGACCTGTCACCGGGCAGCAGTTTGTTGGTGGTTCTCGATCATGGCACCAGGGCAAT
Proteins encoded in this window:
- a CDS encoding N-acetylmuramoyl-L-alanine amidase; the protein is MKYFALIVSLILLAGCASGPRFDTSHPSANHDSRIQFVVLHYTNASQEASLQLLTHGEVSSHYLIGDDKNATIFKLMDENQRAWHAGDSQWQGRTWLNSSSIGIEIVNPGFKDTPTGRLWYPYSEAQVQSLIVLLKDISKRHAISPRSIIGHSDIAPLRKLDPGPLFPWKRLASEGIGIWPNEQAVARQQAIFEAQLPSITWFQTQLARVGYDTPQTGELDVATRHVLTAFQMHFRPSRYDGTPDAQTAALLQVLNQTK
- a CDS encoding GGDEF domain-containing protein — protein: MSDETQRWKEKYLKSIEQQEKLERRWDARLDLLRRGLVRSTLAAEGTDRAVDQCMKEMREVVRSDDMDAGLAALLPRLEKAVLDSEQRRETRVNQTSAALTALVTQLQKLPLPREVRRPLKNFAKQLDSRVSQAREIPLLLSELSGLQGKALSQLDSPTEPDRPGLLQRLFGHRETEEAAVALEQAPIAPSAEAVSAPAAATPSVPVDLAPAVDEPPKALPVSPEAVSTPPAIETSSQTTESSAVHAVVPPAPEPRQKPDSPIEMTAPPASEAPREAESSSVVPVAQTELGTNPDELTPVVFLDTLPLPTPMAQALAAIDPEQSEDDVLYALPDSPEPSYSSVAKHIEDTLLGLLDDLTLPERHRPQAESMRDRLKNGLNWYELLPILDDLATLMLAISDSGQHEFETYLQRLNERLESFQSNLQAASDGHADSRSAAQAMDTQIREQVDGLQNSMHEAADLDDLKQVLENQLEGLLGTMDQHRKQRDEREQEVAGRLKSLAERVALMEQEALGFREHLEEQRQKALIDPLTGLPNRAAWSERLDHEISEWQQHGNTLMLAMLDLDHFKRINDNYGHLAGDKVLKLIASVLRKRLRGTDFIARFGGEEFVLLMPSTVPAAGMKLLEYLRASIEACPFHFKGERVTITISMGLTAFKPGEHSDLVLKRADQALYRAKNAGRNRVELG
- a CDS encoding endonuclease/exonuclease/phosphatase family protein — protein: MRRWGTERVVGLHDPQVNEHHLESTGLPADSRLRLLSFNIQVGISTERYRHYLTRGWQHLLPHPGRADNLQKIGNLLGDFDLVALQEADGGSLRSGYINQVEHLAHLGAFPYWYQQLNRNLGRLAQHSNGVLSRLRPWAIEDHPLPGPKGRGAILVRFGEGPEALVVVMMHLALGARARSLQLAYIRDLIGDYKHQVLMGDMNTHASDLLQNSPLRDLGLLAPQLEATFPSWRPQRCLDHILLSPTLTLEKVEVLAQPISDHLPVAVEIRLPGSLTADALPALSPAPRGSLE